A region of the Myxococcus stipitatus DSM 14675 genome:
CCTTCTCGACGTTCTTCGCGGCATCCGTCGCTTTGATCGTCAGGCTTTGGGGTCCTTCCGTGAGCGCACGGAGTGAATAGGGGCTGCGGCATTCGACAGGGGGGCCCTCGTTGTGGGTGCACTCGAACCTGACGTCGTGCTCCTCCTCCCTCGTGGTCATCGTGAAGGTGACCGTGGAGAGCGTGCTGATGCCTGTCGGCAATCCCTCCACCACTGTCACGGGGTCCTTGGTATCCAGGATGAACGTATGGGGAAGGGACAAGGGGCCCGTGTTGCCCGCGACGTCTCGCGCCTTGGCTTCGAACGTCTGAAGACCATCCCTCTGTGATGCCAACGCCACCTTGAGGGACCAGACGCCAGCGCTATCGGCCGTGAGGTCTTTTCCCGTCGAGTTTCCGTTGTGGAGCACGGTGACGGTCGCGGAACCCTCTGTCGTCCCGCTGATGATGCCGAAGTCAGGGGTGTTGGGACCCACGCTGGCGCCCGACGCCGGACTCGAGAAATCCGGGGCTCCGGGAGAACTCCTGTCCACGACGAGGGTGTGCATGTTGGACGCCTCGCTCACCCAGCCCGCTTTGTCCGTGCATGTTGCCTTGATTTCGTGGGGGCCTTCCGCCAGATCTCGAGGGGAGTTGAACGTCCATTGGGTGTTCACGACTGTGATGTTGTTGCTGTACGAGTCTTTGTCGATGAACACCGTGAGGTCGCACGGGGGCGTGAAGGTTCCGGAGAAGGTGATGGGGTTATTCGTGTTCGTGCGAGTGTTTTCCACTGGCTCTAGCAGAATAGGGGCGTTGGGCCTCTTCGAGTCAACCTCGAACTTGTATGCGAAGGTGTCCTCGATGTTTCCCGCCCTGTCTACGGAATGGATATTCAGGGTGTGCTTGTCATCAGGGAGTGGAGATGTGGGTTTGTATTCCCACCGCCCATCGCCCTTGACCTCAATGTTCGGAAGCGTCGTCGTGCCCAAGCTGACGTAGACGGTGCTGTTGGCTTCCGTGGTTCCGCCAATGAGGACATTCCCGTTGGTGAAGATTGTGTCTGGCTTTGCTGGGTAGTCGATCTTCGTGACGGGTTTCTTGGTGTCGATGGTGAAGGGGACAGCGGACTGCAAGGGTGTCTCATTCCCCAGACTGTCGACTGCTTTGACCTGCACGTTGTGCTGGATCGGTGGGTTGCCCTCCTGGAGCGTCTTGGACGATGACGCCTTCCATGTCCCATCGGGCTTCGTTGTCACGGAGGGCTCAGCGATTCCATTGATGGAGACCGTCACCAGCGCTCCAGGTTCGGATTCGCCACTGATATCCGGAAGCGTCTTGTTCAGGGGTTGATTGGGCTGGGGGATGGTGATCCTGAGAACCTGGGGGGGCTCGATGTCCACGGAGATCTTGATGGCGGGAGTGCTTCGCGGGCCCTCTCGCTGGAAGGCATCCGTGGCGCTGGCCGTCATGTCGAAGTCGTTCCCATGAGGCAGACCCGATTGCTTCTGCACGGACCAGACTCCGGAAGAATCCGCGGTCGCGCTGGCCACCTTGTTGTCGTTGAAGAAGACATTGACCACGCTTCCTGGCTCGGCGCTCCCCTTGAATACTCCTCCATCGGGGCCCCATGTGCCTCCCGTGGGCTCGGTGATGGTGGGGGCCTTCGGAGGCGAGGTGTCGACCTCGAAGGTTTGCTGCTGTGTGGTTGCCCCGCGATTGGCCGCGAGGTCGGTCGCGTAGGCCGTGAGTGTATAGGTGTCTTCAGGAAGGGCTGCCTGAAGGGTGTAGGACCAGCTCCCGTTGCTGTTTACGGGGGTGGAGGCGTCGATGTCGCTGAAGTCAGCACGCGCCCCGTCGATGACGAGCCATAACGTCGTTCCACCATCGACAGTTCCTTGGATGATTGGCTTGTCACTGCTGACCACTGCGGTGCTGGGGGCGGTGATGACTGGGCGCGCCGGGGCATGGGTGTCCACTATGAATTCATGAAAGACTTCGGGAGTGGTGTTGCCCAACGCATCGGAGGCAGTGGCTATGATGGTGATAGGCCCCTGCGGGAACTTCTGGATCAAGGGGACCTCGTATTCCCATCGGTCGTTGCTGTCTGCCCTGACTTTTTCGAGGAAGATGTTGGTGGGCTCTGCCTTGCGAGAAAGGTGCACCCAACTGCCGGCTGGCGTGGTGCCCGAAAGAGTCGGTGTTTCGTCACTCACGTGGGTCCCCGCGTCGGGCTTGCTGAACGTGAGGAATGTGGGCGGCGTCGTGTCAATCGTGAAGGTGCGCGTCCCCGCGCCACTGGTATTGCCTGCTCGGTCGGTGGCGATTGCGTTGACGGCGATGAGCCCATCCGAGAAGGACACGCGATCCGGCAGTGACCATGAGCCAGCGTCGTCTGTGATTGCGGTGCCAAAGACACCGCCATCGATGTATCGGAGTCTCACCGTGCTGTTGCGTTCGGCGGTACCGGAGAACAATGGCCCGGAGTCCGCGATGGATGAGCCCTCATCAGGGGTCAGGAATACGGGAGCGGAGGGGGCGGTGATGTCTACCGTGAAGAGATGCGTGCTTGCGTCGCTCGAGTTGCCCGCGTCGTCGGATGCGGTGGCCAGCACCCTGATGGAGCCATCAGGGAAGCCCGGAAAGTCGGGCGTGGGAAGTTCCAACTCCCATCGCTCATCAGCTCCCGCCGTGGCGGTACCAATGATGCCGCCATCGAAGGTGAGAGTGACGTGATGATTCGCTTCCGCGGTGCCCGCGAGGAGCGGCGTGGTCGTGTTGATCTCGGTGCCTGCATCAGGTGTGTCGATGGTTGGAGGACCGGGAGGCAGAGTATCCAAAAAGAAGATCTGCGTGGATGCGTCGCTCTCGTTTCCAGCGAAGTCAATGGCGACGGCCTCCAGGGTGTTCTTTCCCTCTTTCACCGTGCCACTCACCCCTGCATCCCACGTATTGCTCAGGACCGCGACCTCGCCCATGGCAACGTCATTCAATGAGACCCGCACGAGGGTCGTGCCCCCATCGGCCATTCCCAAGATCTGTACAGGAGCGACCCTGAGGAAGGCTCCATCGGAAGGGGCTGTCATCTGTGGGGGCGGAGGACTCTCTGTGTCGACAGTGAATCTCCGGGAGGCTGACACAGGGCCGGCAGCCCCTGTCTCGTCGAGGCCGGTGGCGGTCACCTTGACCTCGCCGTCGGCGAATTCGGCGGTGGGTGTCAGCGACCAGTCGCCATCAACCACCTCCGCCTCGCCCACGATTCCTCCATCGGTGAGCTTGACAACGACTCTGACTGAGTCGGTGGCGGTGCCTGAGATGACCGGCTGGGACTGTTTGACATGGTCATTCTCTCCAGGACTTGCGATGACCGGTGCTTCGGAAGGAATCAGGGAATCCACCGTGAAGTAGACGGGAGTACTCGACCCGCTGGCGAGTCCCTCGAACTCACTTTGAGCAGTGATTCGATACGTGCCATCCGCGAGCGGTGTGGTGAGCACGAATGAGAAGTCACCAGCCTTGTCCACCTGTGTGGCGGGAAGTTCGAACTCACTCAATGCGGCTTTCTCTGCATCCGCCAGGCTCAGGATGACGGTCGTGCCCGGGTCTCCACGGCCAGCGACGCGAGGCTTCGGTCCCTTGATTCGCGCTCCATCCTTCGGTGCGGTGACAACAGGCTCCACTGGAATGAGCAGGGCGTGGTCCAGCAAGACGTGGGCGCCAATGTCGCCACTTGATTCACCAAAGGCTCGGGCAAGGAGATCCCGTGACTGTACGGGGCAGCCCGCCAGCGCGCCCGCTTGGAGCAGGATGGTGCCTCCTCCCATGACCCCCTGTGCACCGGACAACCACGGAGACCCGCCCGGGGCTCCCTGTACACTCATCACCTCGCACTCGGCTCGCTCGACCAGTCGCGCGGAGATGCTGCCTCCGCCAGGCGCCCCTTCACCTTCCAGCCCCTTGGCCTCGATCCGGCCCGCCCCCGTGAGCGCATGCGCACGGAAGAAGATGGCGCCGCCACCGCCCATGGGCAGACGGCGCAGCAACACGTCCTGGGAGACGGGCTCACACGCTCCGCCGAAGTCCGCACATCCCGTGAGCGACTCCGCCGGCTCACGGGCCCAGCCCTGCTGGAACCCCGCGCCGCTCGCGGTGATGACGCCGTTGTTGTGCAGCGTTCCGTCAACGAGGAAGGCCACCACGCCGCCCGTGGACCCATCCCAGTTCCGCGCCTTGATTTCACCCATCGGGTGAACCGTGACGCTCTTGAACTCGGGGACCCGGATGACCTGGGAATACGGGGCCGCGAAGTCATGGCGCAGCGGCCTCGTGAGCGTCAGCGTCCGGCCAAACGCTCGCTCCACGCGCGCCATCTCCCACTTGCCGACGGGGCTCTCGTCGAACAGGGGCAGGGTGAACGCCATGAACGACGACGCGGGCACCGGCCCCACGTAACGCATCTGCAACACCATCACCAGGTCGCCGTCGTCGAAGCCCTGGAGCGTGTCGAGCCGAATCTCCCGGTCCCCCTTGTTCAAGGGCGCAATCACAGCCGCATAGCTGTTGATGACCCGGCTTTCGTTGCCCTGGACCTCGAGCGTCTTGTCACGCCCAGCGCCCAGCCCGAAGACATCCGCCTCGGCGAACGCAGGGAGCGCGCCAAGGGCCACGGCGCAAGTCAGGACTCTTATCCATCCAAGTGTTCTCATGGTGTCGGTTCCTGGGTCGTAGGCAGCATGAGGAGGAGCTCGACCCTGCGGTTTCGCTCACGGCCCTCGGGCGTGCTGTTGGTCTGGGCGGGGTGCTGGGGGCCGAAGCTCCGCAGCCGCAGCTTGTTGGGCGGCACCCCGTGCTCCACGAGGTATCGCCATACCGCCTCCGCCCGGTCCCGCCCCAGGCGTGGGTTGAGCGTCTCCGCTCGCGAATCATCCGTGTGTCCATCCACGGTCATCAGCGCGACCGAGGGATTCGTCAGCATCATCTCCACGGCGCGATCCAGGTCCGCGAGCTCCGCGGGCAGCTCCGCGCTGGCGGTGCGGAAGTACACCTTCCCCTCGAGCACGAAGCGGTCCCTGGCCACGTTGGCGATGGGCGAGGTCTCACCCGGGCCCGGAATCAGCGACGCCTGACTCCCTCGCGCCTCACCCGGCCGCCGTCCCGAGCCGGGCAGGGGAAGGGGCACGGACTCATGCACGATGCTCGAATCCGAGTCGGGCCGCGTGTCCTCGCCCAGCAGGTAGGAGAACGACACGCCGGCGACCAACCGGAAGAGGGGAATGCCGGGCTCCGAGCCCAGCCCCAAGCCTCCCAGCGCGAACAGCTCCACGCCCTCCCTCGGCGTATAGCGAGCGCCTCCGAGCAGCTCCACCGCGCCCTGCGCCTGCTTGAAGGAGAGCCCCGCGTTCAGCGAGACCTCTCCCCTGAGCGGGCCCTCCGTGGTCATCAAGCCCGCGCCCAGTCGGAGCTCCGAGCCGATCTCCCGCGCCTCCAGGTTCTCGGCGGTGATGGTCGCCGTGGACCTCAGCAGGGTGCCGATCTCGAACGACGGGGCCAGGATGGAGCCCAGGCTGCCACCCACCATCACCCGGGCGAGGATGCTCGTATCCGATGAGCGGGCCAGCGCCCCGTCCGTCCCGAAGGGGAGTCCCACGCCGACCTCCGCGGCGAGATCCACCGAGTCATCTCCCTCCGTCCTCAAGATGGCGACCCGCGCCCCCACGCGGGGCGAGCCCAGGCCGGTCCGTGTCGGCGCCGAAAGTCCCTGCGCGTCCAGGCTTTCGCCTTCGCGCTGCGTCATCACGGGCACACGCACATCGAGCTGTAGCCGGGAGCTCAAGCCCAGGCCCACCGCGAGCACGCCCGTGGAGCGGCTGCGCAACAGGGGAATCGTCTCCCCACCGTCGTTGATGGTCAGCGGCTCGTGTTGATAGTGGCCGAGCAACGTCACCCGGAGCTCACCGTCGCGCAGGAGGGTGCCACCTCCCGTCGCGAGAGGCCCCGGGCCCGGGTTCACCTCCAGGCGCTCCAGGACGAAGTCCGGCAAAGGCACCGACTCCTGGGCCAAGGCCCCCTGAGCCAGCAGCAAGGCCGCCACCGTTCCCATCCGCTGCCACCAGGCGCACCCACCACTCATCCGCGTCCCATGGCGCGCGACAGACAGAGCTCATGCGGGAGACAGCCCGCGGACACGCGCCGGCTGACGCCCGGAGCAAGCCACGTACCAGAGGGGGCTGAGTCGAGCGGGCCTCACGGGGCCGTGCCCCCTGCGTGCCGGTGGAACGCGGCTGCGTCCTGGCGGACCGCGCTCCCGCCCTCCGAGGCCCGATTTTCAGGGGCGGGACGCGATTTCCCGCTGGCACGGAACGGGCAAGTGCTGGCGGCCGCATGGCGTTTCAGGAACGACTCGCGCTGTCCCTCTCCCTGGCCACGGGCGGGCGGACCTTCACCATTCCGGGCGGGCAGGTGGAGTCCTTCGCCTTCCGGCTGCTTCCGCATGGCTTCACCGCGTCGGTGAGCTTCTGGACCGGACTGGAGAAGGATGACGCGCCGCTCTTCACCGCGTTCGCCCAGCCAGACCTCCTCGACGTGAAGCTGAGCCTCTCGGGCGGCTACCCGATTCCCGAGCCACCGCCGAAGCCGCTGGTTCTTCACGGCCTCGCCCGGAGCCGCGCCCTGGAGGCGAGGACTCACGGCACGTTGGATGGCGCCCCCGTGCGCTTCCGCCGCTACACGGTGGAGTTCGAGGACGCCGCCCAGGTCCTCTGGCGCCAGCACCGCCCCACCGAGCTGCGCACGGAAGCGACTCTCGCGGACCTGCTCACGGAGCACTCGGCGGGTGCGTTCAAGCTCGACTGTGACTGGGACGTGCTCGATGAGAAGCGGCCGCTCATCTGCCTCGCGCTGGGGGAGGACGCCCCGGGCGTGAGCTTCCACGACTTCGTCGCGTGGCTGGTGGAATCGCGCGGCGGCGTGTGGACCTATGACTTCGTGAAGGACCGCTATGCGCTCTTGGGGCGCAAGGCCCCGCTGGGGAAGGCCGCGCCCCTGTCCTGGGAGAAGGTGGCGCAGGTGGAGGTGGTGGTGCCCGCGCTGCCTCGGCATGCGGCGCGGGTCCTCAATGCGTCCGCGCTCCAGCCCTCCACGCTGGAGCTCCCCGCCACCGTGGCGGTCGCGGGCGTCCAGCAGGACCACCTGGTGCGCACGCCCATCGTGTCGCAGGTGGAGCAACGGCAGACCTTGGAGGGCTCGCGCGTGAGAGTCCCCCAGCGGCGCCTGCGCCTCTCCTTCCGTCACTACCCCACCGTGGCGGTGAGCCCGGGCGTGGGGATTCGACTGGAAGGGAAGCGGTGGGGGACTGCGGCGGTGGGGACGGGGGAGGACCTGCGCTCGGTGGAGCTCTCGATGTCGGCGCGGACGCTCAACGACGGGCCGCATGTGGGCTTGCAGATGCAGGACGCGGGCTTCGAGGTCGACATGTCGCTGCTGCTGGAGCGCGCGGCGGATACGACGGTGACGCTGCCCGCGCATCGAGTGCCTCGCTATCCGATTCATGTCGAAGGAAAGGTGCTCAGTCCCGGTGGCGGCGAGAAGGACCGCATCTACCTCCTGTCCGAGGACAAGAAGACGTCCGTGCTCACCTGGCGCGTCACGGTTCCCCTCTGGAACAAGGTCGTGAGCGTGCCGGCCGAGCCGGGGTTCTTTCCGGGGCACTTCTACTTCCCGCCGTACAAGAACGCGCGGGTGATGGTGGAGCTGCACTTCGACCGGGCGGAATTGCATCGGCACCTCGATTGGGCGGATGCAGCGCGGCTGCCTCAGGCAGGGCAGGGCGATGGACTGCTGCTGGGGAAGAACGACACCAGTCAGACCTCCATCACGCACGACTACCAGGACGCCAAGCCCGTGTGGCACTTGCGCCGCGTCTCCGGCGCGGACACCGAGACGGTGCGCATGGCCGAAGGGGTCATGATGTTGCGCACGAAGGAGGAGCCCGGGGCCTCCTCCGCCGCGCCGACGTTCGATGTCTCGCCGCAGGTGGAGACGGCTCGCGCGGACCTCTCATCGGGCGTGGGGGGCGCGATGGGGGAGACCACCGCCGCGTATCGCGTCGCCTCCGGGGCTTCGCAGGCGAAGCTGGACGGCGCCACCTCGGAGACACAAGCAGCGCTCGAGGCAGCGCAGGCGAAGGTGAGCGCGAAGGTCTCCGAGACGCGCTCCGAGCTCAAGGGGGCGCTGTCTGGACTCGAGGGGAAGACTTCCTCGCTGACGAGCGCCGCAGCGGAGGCGCGTGTCGCGCTGGAGGCACTCAAGTGACGCACGGCCATCGAACTGAACCGCCGCGCGAAGCGAGATTCCCACAGGGACGCCGCGGGCTGCTTCATGGGGCAGGGCACATCGGCCCTTGGAGGGCGGTGGCTGTGTGGGGGGCGCGCATGAGGGGGGCGTGCGCCCTGGCTCCTCGGGTCGTGGTGGAGCCGCGTTGGCAGGGCCAGGCGGAGACGGAGGTCGCACGATGAAGGCGCTGTTGGGCACGCTGGCGAGCCTGCGAGGGGACCTCGAGTCGGCGGGGGGAAACAACGTGGCGCGTATCGGCACGTCGCGTTCCACCATCGAGGGCGTCGGGGAGACCCTCAACGCCCTCGTGGCGTCCATCCGCCCGGACCTGGAGCCCGCGTTGACGGGACTCCTGGGTCGTATCGATGCGCTCGACGCGAAGCTGGCGGCGAAGAAGGACGACCCGGATGCCGCGCGGCTGCGCGAGCAGTTGTCTCCTCTGCGCACCCAGGTTGACGGGACGTCCCAGTCGATGTCCGGCAGCCTCACGGGGTTGGAAGAGCGTGTCGGGGCGTCGATGACCACCGCGGTGGGGGGCGCGACGACGGCCCTGGAGACGCTCGAGACCACCCTGTCGGGGCAGGTGGAGGCGCTGCTCGCCCAGGTGGATACCGTCGAGAAGGCCATCGCGCCCGCCCAGGCTCGAGTGGAGTCGCTCATCTCCCAGGCGAGCGAGGCACTGGATGCGCTCGTGAACGGAGCTGTCGCCGCCGTCGCCGCCATCCGGGGGCCCTTGCAGCAAGCCGTCGACACCGCGCTCACGACGCTGGACACAATCCTGACCCAGCTCGCCACGGTGAAGGAGCAGGTGCTGGCGCTCTTCACGCCGCTGCCCACGGTGCTCGAGCAACTCCAGACGCTGTATCAAACGCTCGTCGGCTCACTGGAGGCGCTGCTCACGCGGGTGAATACCCTGTTGGATGCGATTCCCGCCGCGAACCTGCCCAAGCCGTTGGTGACTCCGGCCGTGCAGTCCATCCAGCAGGTGGTGACACAAATCACCACGCAGCTCGGGACGTTCTCCTCGCAGATGTCCAAC
Encoded here:
- a CDS encoding Ig-like domain-containing protein, translated to MRTLGWIRVLTCAVALGALPAFAEADVFGLGAGRDKTLEVQGNESRVINSYAAVIAPLNKGDREIRLDTLQGFDDGDLVMVLQMRYVGPVPASSFMAFTLPLFDESPVGKWEMARVERAFGRTLTLTRPLRHDFAAPYSQVIRVPEFKSVTVHPMGEIKARNWDGSTGGVVAFLVDGTLHNNGVITASGAGFQQGWAREPAESLTGCADFGGACEPVSQDVLLRRLPMGGGGAIFFRAHALTGAGRIEAKGLEGEGAPGGGSISARLVERAECEVMSVQGAPGGSPWLSGAQGVMGGGTILLQAGALAGCPVQSRDLLARAFGESSGDIGAHVLLDHALLIPVEPVVTAPKDGARIKGPKPRVAGRGDPGTTVILSLADAEKAALSEFELPATQVDKAGDFSFVLTTPLADGTYRITAQSEFEGLASGSSTPVYFTVDSLIPSEAPVIASPGENDHVKQSQPVISGTATDSVRVVVKLTDGGIVGEAEVVDGDWSLTPTAEFADGEVKVTATGLDETGAAGPVSASRRFTVDTESPPPPQMTAPSDGAFLRVAPVQILGMADGGTTLVRVSLNDVAMGEVAVLSNTWDAGVSGTVKEGKNTLEAVAIDFAGNESDASTQIFFLDTLPPGPPTIDTPDAGTEINTTTPLLAGTAEANHHVTLTFDGGIIGTATAGADERWELELPTPDFPGFPDGSIRVLATASDDAGNSSDASTHLFTVDITAPSAPVFLTPDEGSSIADSGPLFSGTAERNSTVRLRYIDGGVFGTAITDDAGSWSLPDRVSFSDGLIAVNAIATDRAGNTSGAGTRTFTIDTTPPTFLTFSKPDAGTHVSDETPTLSGTTPAGSWVHLSRKAEPTNIFLEKVRADSNDRWEYEVPLIQKFPQGPITIIATASDALGNTTPEVFHEFIVDTHAPARPVITAPSTAVVSSDKPIIQGTVDGGTTLWLVIDGARADFSDIDASTPVNSNGSWSYTLQAALPEDTYTLTAYATDLAANRGATTQQQTFEVDTSPPKAPTITEPTGGTWGPDGGVFKGSAEPGSVVNVFFNDNKVASATADSSGVWSVQKQSGLPHGNDFDMTASATDAFQREGPRSTPAIKISVDIEPPQVLRITIPQPNQPLNKTLPDISGESEPGALVTVSINGIAEPSVTTKPDGTWKASSSKTLQEGNPPIQHNVQVKAVDSLGNETPLQSAVPFTIDTKKPVTKIDYPAKPDTIFTNGNVLIGGTTEANSTVYVSLGTTTLPNIEVKGDGRWEYKPTSPLPDDKHTLNIHSVDRAGNIEDTFAYKFEVDSKRPNAPILLEPVENTRTNTNNPITFSGTFTPPCDLTVFIDKDSYSNNITVVNTQWTFNSPRDLAEGPHEIKATCTDKAGWVSEASNMHTLVVDRSSPGAPDFSSPASGASVGPNTPDFGIISGTTEGSATVTVLHNGNSTGKDLTADSAGVWSLKVALASQRDGLQTFEAKARDVAGNTGPLSLPHTFILDTKDPVTVVEGLPTGISTLSTVTFTMTTREEEHDVRFECTHNEGPPVECRSPYSLRALTEGPQSLTIKATDAAKNVEKAPQTYTWEFKRPKTVEGGGVGCSSTAGAIPSVLLWLAWAGWLRVRRRQS
- a CDS encoding OmpA family protein — protein: MGTVAALLLAQGALAQESVPLPDFVLERLEVNPGPGPLATGGGTLLRDGELRVTLLGHYQHEPLTINDGGETIPLLRSRSTGVLAVGLGLSSRLQLDVRVPVMTQREGESLDAQGLSAPTRTGLGSPRVGARVAILRTEGDDSVDLAAEVGVGLPFGTDGALARSSDTSILARVMVGGSLGSILAPSFEIGTLLRSTATITAENLEAREIGSELRLGAGLMTTEGPLRGEVSLNAGLSFKQAQGAVELLGGARYTPREGVELFALGGLGLGSEPGIPLFRLVAGVSFSYLLGEDTRPDSDSSIVHESVPLPLPGSGRRPGEARGSQASLIPGPGETSPIANVARDRFVLEGKVYFRTASAELPAELADLDRAVEMMLTNPSVALMTVDGHTDDSRAETLNPRLGRDRAEAVWRYLVEHGVPPNKLRLRSFGPQHPAQTNSTPEGRERNRRVELLLMLPTTQEPTP